One window of the Cryptomeria japonica chromosome 7, Sugi_1.0, whole genome shotgun sequence genome contains the following:
- the LOC131050689 gene encoding peroxidase 50-like translates to MGGELSLGLLVLLGVCLFKGSAQSNLVTTNFYATSSPNLEAIVQNAVSLKFSQTFVTVPGTLRLFFHDCFVEGCDASVMIQSTASNSAEKDFQDNLSLAGDGFDTVIKAKQAVENVCPNTVSCADILALATRNVIQLAGGPTYSVELGRRDGLISQASRVNGNLPKGSFNLFQLVSLFRSKGLSSTDMIALSGAHTVGFSHCNQFSNRIYSTLIDPTMDPTYANQLQGMCPKNVDPTIAINMDPTTPRTFDNVYYQNLMNGKGLFTSDEVLFTDRRSRNKVKMYARNASRFNEGFIQAITNMGRIGVKVGNQGEIRKDCSRFN, encoded by the exons ATGGGTGGAGAGTTGAGCCTGGGCTTGTTGGTATTGTTGGGAGTGTGCCTTTTTAAAGGTTCGGCTCAATCAAACCTTGTTACTACTAATTTTTATGCCACTTCAAGTCCCAATCTTGAGGCCATTGTACAGAATGCTGTTAGTCTGAAATTTAGCCAGACATTTGTCACTGTTCCTGGCACACTCAGGCTTTTCTTTCATGACTGCTTCGTTGAG GGATGTGACGCCTCTGTGATGATCCAATCTACTGCAAGCAATTCGGCGGAGAAAGACTTTCAAGACAACTTGTCCCTGGCTGGTGACGGATTTGATACTGTAATCAAAGCAAAGCAAGCTGTAGAGAACGTGTGTCCCAACACCGTGTCCTGTGCTGATATCCTAGCATTGGCTACAAGAAATGTTATACAACTG GCTGGAGGTCCAACGTACAGTGTGGAGTTGGGGAGAAGAGATGGACTCATATCTCAAGCATCCAGAGTCAATGGAAACCTGCCAAAGGGTTCATTCAATCTCTTTCAGTTGGTCTCTCTCTTCAGAAGCAAGGGATTATCTTCGACAGATATGATTGCTCTATCCG GGGCGCACACAGTGGGGTTTTCTCACTGCAATCAATTTTCAAACAGAATTTACAGCACTCTAATTGACCCCACTATGGATCCTACTTATGCGAATCAACTACAAGGAATGTGTCCAAAAAATGTGGATCCCACCATTGCTAttaacatggaccctacaacaccTCGTACATTTGACAATGTCTACTACCAAAATCTCATGAACGGTAAGGGCCTTTTTACCTCTGATGAGGTATTATTCACAGACAGGCGCTCAAGAAACAAGGTCAAAATGTATGCAAGGAATGCCTCTAGATTTAATGAAGGCTTCATACAAGCAATCACAAATATGGGTCGGATTGGTGTTAAGGTGGGCAACCAAGGTGAAATTAGAAAAGATTGCAGCCGCTTTAATTAA